A single window of Streptomyces cathayae DNA harbors:
- a CDS encoding ABC transporter substrate-binding protein — protein MTSTVKSSRSRTRHTGAALVALSAATALLAGCSSGDTSGNPLEEEKAEAGTVVVGSNNFAESTLLADIYGEALRAKGLEVTYKHNIGSRETSYGLLKNGSVTVLPEYNGSLLAYLDPEAGQESADAVNDAVKAKLDKKLTLLDPSPAENKDSVSVNALTAKKYGLTASSTLAELKDVAPEMVIGGSPEFQTRQQGLKGLESVYGLKFKSFKALDAGGPLTQAALTGNEVQAADVFTTDPAIVKEKFVVLKDPENLFGFANVTPLVHKDALPQEGVDALNAVSAELDTETLLDLDTQVQSEKKDPLDVAKAWLKSAGLD, from the coding sequence ATGACTTCTACCGTGAAGAGCAGCAGGTCCAGGACGAGGCACACCGGCGCGGCGCTCGTCGCGCTCAGCGCCGCGACGGCGCTGCTCGCGGGCTGTTCGTCCGGCGACACCTCCGGCAATCCCCTCGAGGAGGAGAAGGCGGAGGCCGGCACCGTCGTCGTCGGCTCCAACAACTTCGCCGAGAGCACCCTGCTCGCCGACATCTACGGCGAGGCGCTGAGGGCCAAGGGCCTCGAGGTCACCTACAAGCACAACATCGGCAGCCGGGAGACGAGCTACGGCCTGCTGAAAAACGGTTCCGTCACCGTCCTGCCCGAGTACAACGGCTCCCTGCTCGCCTACCTCGACCCCGAGGCCGGACAGGAGTCCGCCGACGCCGTCAACGACGCCGTCAAGGCCAAGCTCGACAAGAAGCTGACGCTGCTGGACCCGTCGCCGGCCGAGAACAAGGACTCGGTCAGCGTCAACGCCCTGACGGCGAAGAAGTACGGTCTCACGGCGTCGTCCACCCTCGCCGAACTCAAGGACGTCGCACCGGAGATGGTGATCGGCGGCTCGCCCGAGTTCCAGACCCGGCAACAGGGCCTGAAGGGCCTGGAGTCCGTCTACGGGTTGAAGTTCAAGTCCTTCAAGGCGCTCGACGCGGGGGGCCCGCTCACCCAGGCCGCGCTCACCGGCAACGAGGTCCAGGCCGCGGACGTCTTCACCACGGACCCGGCCATCGTCAAGGAGAAGTTCGTCGTCCTGAAGGACCCGGAGAACCTCTTCGGCTTCGCCAACGTGACCCCGCTGGTCCACAAGGACGCCCTCCCCCAGGAGGGCGTCGACGCGCTCAACGCGGTCTCCGCCGAGCTGGACACCGAGACCCTGCTCGACCTCGACACCCAGGTCCAGTCGGAGAAGAAGGACCCGCTGGACGTGGCGAAGGCCTGGCTGAAGTCGGCCGGACTGGACTGA
- a CDS encoding ABC transporter permease, protein MNILDFMNAFFSDSAHWHGYDGIPQRFLEHIRYSLLALAIAAAIGLPVGLLTGHTGRGGNALAFIANAARALPSFGLLVLVVLLIGFGLLPVMIPLVVLAVPPILVTTYEAVRTVDPSPVDAARGMGMRESHILFRVEVPVALPLILSGLRSAAIQIVSTATIAAYVSLGGLGRYIIDGLYQRDYEKVVGGATLVAALALVTLALFWAAGRLLVSPGVRRR, encoded by the coding sequence GTGAACATCCTCGACTTCATGAACGCCTTCTTCAGCGACAGCGCCCACTGGCACGGCTACGACGGCATCCCGCAGCGCTTCCTCGAACACATCCGGTACTCGCTGCTGGCCCTCGCGATCGCCGCCGCGATCGGCCTGCCCGTCGGCCTGCTGACCGGGCACACCGGCCGCGGCGGGAACGCACTCGCCTTCATCGCCAACGCCGCCCGCGCCCTGCCCAGTTTCGGCCTGCTGGTGCTGGTGGTGCTGCTGATCGGCTTCGGTCTGCTGCCCGTCATGATCCCGCTGGTCGTGCTGGCCGTCCCGCCGATCCTGGTGACCACCTACGAGGCCGTCCGCACGGTGGACCCCTCCCCGGTGGACGCCGCCCGCGGCATGGGCATGCGCGAGTCGCACATCCTGTTCCGGGTCGAGGTGCCGGTGGCGCTGCCGCTGATCCTGAGCGGGCTGCGCTCGGCGGCCATCCAGATCGTGTCGACGGCCACCATCGCCGCGTACGTCAGCCTGGGCGGCCTCGGCCGGTACATCATCGACGGGCTCTACCAGCGCGACTACGAGAAGGTGGTCGGCGGGGCCACCCTGGTGGCGGCCCTGGCCCTCGTCACGCTCGCGCTGTTCTGGGCGGCGGGACGGCTGCTGGTGTCACCGGGCGTACGGCGGCGCTGA